Proteins encoded together in one Streptomyces sp. NA04227 window:
- a CDS encoding long-chain fatty acid--CoA ligase, whose translation MREFTTPPVASQPPVGGLADAVFDNALEDARCVVLGRKSQDGRWLDVTAAEFRDEVMKLAKGLLAEGVRFGDRVAIMCRTRYEWTLFDYALWAVGAQVVPIYPTSSAEQVLWMLHDADVSAAMVEHEDHAMTIGSVIDRLPHLRRLWQLDADAVAELYHSGEQVDDDMVERHRHAVTPDSVATIIYTSGTTGRPKGCLISHANMMFEADTLISRWEPVFQTRRDAVPATLLFLPLAHVFGRMIEVAAVRGRIKLGHQPSLNAAALLPDLAAFRPTFILAVPYIFEKIFQAGLRKAERSGKGGPFEKAVDVAVRYAEALEQKAFDKGPGPSAGLRVQHQIYDKLVYAKVREAMGGRVRHAFSGGSAMDRRLGLFFHGAGVTIYEGYGLTETSAAATANPPERTRFGTVGQAIPGTTVHIAEDGEVWLRGGNVFQGYLNNPKATDATLHDGWFATGDLGSLDEDGYLTITGRKKEILVTSGGKSVSPTQLEERVRDHPLVAQCIVVGNDRPYIAALVTLDADAVEHWLAMRDKPQLSPAELVHDSDLETEVRRAVVAANTLVSQAESIRTFRILAHQFSEEHGLLTPSLKLKRKAIEQAYATEVEALYRS comes from the coding sequence TTGCGCGAGTTCACCACCCCCCCGGTGGCGTCGCAGCCGCCCGTGGGCGGCCTGGCCGACGCCGTGTTCGACAATGCCCTTGAGGACGCTCGGTGTGTGGTGCTCGGCCGTAAGTCGCAGGACGGACGCTGGCTCGATGTGACCGCTGCGGAGTTCCGCGACGAGGTCATGAAACTGGCCAAGGGACTGCTCGCCGAAGGAGTGCGGTTCGGGGACCGGGTGGCGATCATGTGCCGCACCCGCTACGAGTGGACCCTCTTCGACTACGCGCTGTGGGCCGTCGGCGCCCAGGTCGTGCCGATCTACCCGACGTCCTCCGCCGAACAGGTCCTGTGGATGCTGCACGACGCGGACGTCTCGGCGGCGATGGTCGAGCACGAGGACCACGCCATGACCATCGGCTCGGTCATCGACCGGCTGCCGCACCTGCGCCGCCTGTGGCAGCTCGACGCGGACGCGGTGGCCGAGCTGTACCACTCGGGCGAACAGGTCGACGACGACATGGTGGAACGCCACCGGCACGCGGTCACCCCGGACTCGGTCGCGACGATCATCTACACCTCGGGCACCACCGGCCGCCCGAAGGGCTGTCTGATCTCGCACGCGAACATGATGTTCGAGGCGGACACCTTGATCAGCCGCTGGGAGCCGGTCTTCCAGACACGCCGCGACGCGGTGCCCGCCACCCTGCTCTTCCTGCCGCTCGCGCACGTCTTCGGACGGATGATCGAGGTCGCCGCGGTGCGCGGACGGATCAAACTCGGCCACCAGCCCTCGCTGAACGCCGCCGCGCTGCTGCCCGATCTCGCGGCCTTCCGGCCGACGTTCATCCTGGCGGTCCCGTACATCTTCGAGAAGATCTTCCAGGCCGGGCTGCGCAAGGCGGAACGGTCCGGCAAGGGCGGCCCCTTCGAGAAGGCGGTCGACGTCGCGGTGCGCTACGCGGAGGCGCTGGAGCAGAAGGCCTTCGACAAGGGACCGGGACCGTCGGCCGGACTGCGGGTGCAGCACCAGATCTACGACAAGCTCGTCTACGCCAAGGTCCGCGAGGCCATGGGCGGGCGGGTGCGGCACGCGTTCTCGGGCGGCTCCGCGATGGACCGGCGCCTCGGGCTGTTCTTCCACGGCGCCGGAGTCACCATCTACGAGGGCTACGGCCTGACCGAGACGAGCGCCGCGGCCACCGCGAACCCGCCCGAGCGGACCCGCTTCGGCACGGTGGGGCAGGCCATCCCCGGCACCACGGTGCACATCGCCGAGGACGGCGAGGTGTGGCTGCGCGGCGGCAACGTCTTCCAGGGCTACCTCAACAACCCCAAGGCCACCGACGCGACACTGCACGACGGCTGGTTCGCCACCGGTGATCTCGGCTCGCTGGACGAGGACGGCTATCTGACCATCACCGGGCGCAAGAAGGAGATCCTGGTGACCTCCGGCGGCAAGAGCGTCTCACCGACGCAGCTGGAGGAGCGGGTCCGGGACCACCCGCTGGTGGCCCAGTGCATCGTCGTCGGCAACGACCGCCCGTACATCGCGGCCCTCGTCACCCTGGACGCGGACGCCGTGGAGCACTGGCTCGCCATGCGCGACAAGCCGCAGTTGTCGCCCGCCGAGCTGGTGCACGACTCGGATCTGGAGACCGAGGTGCGCCGGGCCGTGGTCGCCGCGAACACACTGGTCTCCCAGGCGGAGTCGATCCGTACCTTCCGTATCCTCGCGCACCAGTTCTCCGAGGAGCACGGACTGCTGACCCCGTCCCTGAAACTCAAGCGCAAAGCGATCGAGCAGGCCTACGCCACCGAGGTCGAGGCGCTCTACCGGAGCTGA
- a CDS encoding CapA family protein: MKAEESTRDFTLVATGDLLVHDAVIRQAATDAGGSGYDFRPMLAAAKPLVSTADVAICHMETVYGANGGPYTGYPLFKTPPQIARGARALGYDSCSTASNHTMDAGAEGVTRTLGAMDAAHLKHAGSARSAREQSTPTLLRAGGATLAHLAYTYDTNGIPVPADRPWMVNLLEPDRILADARAARRAGADVVVVSVHWGTEWQQAPDEQQVDLARQLTESRSQGRRDIDLILGTHNHVPQAFEKVNGTWVVYGLGDQIAGRMNDPRGQLGTAARFTFRPPRQPGKAWTVKKAEALPYRMDNDPLRLVDLNKAVAAHPDRPDYVDARDAIRQAVLSRGAQEAGLVMD, from the coding sequence GTGAAGGCCGAGGAATCGACGCGTGACTTCACCCTGGTGGCCACCGGTGATCTCCTCGTCCACGACGCGGTCATCCGCCAGGCCGCCACCGACGCGGGCGGCTCGGGCTACGACTTCCGGCCCATGCTCGCCGCCGCGAAACCACTGGTGTCCACCGCCGACGTGGCGATCTGCCACATGGAGACGGTCTACGGCGCGAACGGCGGCCCGTACACCGGATATCCGCTGTTCAAGACCCCGCCGCAGATCGCCCGAGGAGCGCGGGCCCTCGGCTACGACTCGTGTTCCACCGCCTCCAACCACACCATGGACGCGGGAGCGGAAGGGGTTACGCGCACCCTCGGAGCCATGGACGCGGCACACCTGAAACACGCGGGCTCCGCCCGCAGCGCGCGTGAGCAGAGCACGCCGACGCTCCTGAGGGCGGGCGGCGCCACCCTCGCGCACCTCGCGTACACCTATGACACCAACGGCATTCCGGTACCCGCCGACCGCCCGTGGATGGTCAACCTCCTGGAGCCGGACCGAATCCTCGCCGACGCCCGTGCCGCCCGCCGCGCCGGAGCCGACGTCGTGGTGGTCAGCGTGCACTGGGGCACCGAATGGCAACAGGCACCGGACGAGCAGCAGGTCGACCTCGCCCGGCAGCTCACCGAGTCCAGGAGCCAGGGCCGCCGCGACATCGACCTCATCCTCGGCACCCACAACCACGTGCCGCAGGCATTCGAAAAGGTCAACGGCACCTGGGTCGTCTACGGCCTCGGCGACCAGATCGCCGGACGCATGAACGATCCCCGGGGCCAGTTGGGTACGGCGGCCCGCTTCACCTTCCGCCCGCCGCGCCAGCCCGGTAAGGCCTGGACCGTGAAGAAGGCGGAGGCCCTCCCGTACCGCATGGACAACGACCCGCTCCGGCTCGTCGACCTCAACAAGGCGGTGGCGGCCCACCCGGACCGCCCCGACTACGTCGACGCCCGCGACGCCATCCGGCAGGCGGTCCTCAGCCGGGGCGCGCAGGAGGCCGGGCTGGTCATGGACTAG
- a CDS encoding sialidase family protein: protein MPSRLRARLTTARLRALRLFVAGASTVAVVSLPSSATAAPEASGADAQGLDQQVLFKASQDPGYACFRIPAVVRTNDGTLLAFAEGRTNDCSDAGDIDIVVKRSEDGGRTWSGLKVVNAGAGDTHGNPAPVVDRRTGRILLAETWNTGKPGGGNCDVPCDRRPHLQYSDDDGKTWSAPRDLSDEILPESWNSWYATGPVHGIQLTKGAHAGRLVFGVNAESYAGGRVTENHAALVVSDDGGKSWRVGAKDSYPIAADGTFRQKPSELTLEENSDGTVYVSGREQDGTDLGHRTHALSRDGGDSFARPFESIPDMYTPQVQAACLRVGDRMLLAAPADPDRRRTMMIRSSYDGGRTWESVDRGTVVSTDWAGYSDLVQIGSGSVGLMYEGGAVDARDEIRFARFGIDWLGDRRGPDDTTSDQSPHSERATVLGDPAETPGRYGGAVQFDGRDDAVRLPYRDELPLGTRDFTTSMWFRYSATTGEQPLLWMGGIGTNQPQVWLRAEPALNRITGLITTRSGATPPMTAWVRDAKAYNDGKWHHIALRRGGGKLTMFLDGTQVSSADVPGSVTRNSPFGVHVGQRLDSRAHFNGAIDEVRVYARALSDAEVRSVADSNANLVGWPLVRLPLDDVTSRPANTVPGRPAPH, encoded by the coding sequence ATGCCGTCACGCCTCAGGGCACGCCTCACCACCGCACGTCTTCGGGCCTTACGTCTGTTCGTCGCCGGGGCGTCCACCGTCGCCGTCGTCTCGCTCCCCAGCTCCGCCACCGCCGCCCCGGAAGCGTCCGGGGCGGACGCACAGGGCCTGGACCAACAGGTTCTCTTCAAGGCTTCCCAGGATCCGGGCTACGCCTGCTTCCGGATCCCGGCGGTCGTACGGACCAACGACGGCACACTCCTCGCGTTCGCCGAGGGCCGCACCAACGACTGTTCCGACGCCGGTGACATCGACATCGTCGTCAAACGGTCCGAGGACGGCGGCCGCACCTGGAGCGGCCTGAAGGTGGTCAACGCCGGGGCGGGCGACACCCACGGCAACCCGGCACCGGTCGTGGACCGGCGTACCGGCCGCATCCTGCTCGCGGAGACCTGGAACACCGGCAAACCCGGCGGCGGCAACTGCGATGTGCCGTGCGACCGCAGACCGCATCTGCAGTACAGCGACGACGACGGCAAGACCTGGTCCGCGCCGCGCGACCTGAGCGACGAGATCCTGCCCGAGTCGTGGAACTCCTGGTACGCCACCGGCCCGGTGCACGGCATCCAGCTCACCAAGGGAGCGCACGCGGGCAGGCTCGTCTTCGGAGTCAACGCCGAGTCCTACGCCGGCGGCCGGGTCACCGAGAACCACGCGGCGCTGGTGGTCAGTGACGACGGCGGCAAGAGCTGGCGGGTCGGCGCGAAGGACAGCTATCCCATCGCGGCCGACGGTACGTTCCGGCAGAAGCCGTCCGAGCTCACGCTGGAGGAGAACTCCGACGGCACGGTGTACGTCAGCGGGCGCGAGCAGGACGGCACCGATCTGGGCCACCGTACGCACGCCCTGAGCCGTGACGGCGGCGACAGCTTCGCCCGGCCCTTCGAGTCGATCCCGGACATGTACACCCCGCAGGTCCAGGCCGCCTGTCTGCGGGTGGGCGACCGGATGCTGCTCGCGGCACCGGCCGACCCGGACCGGCGGCGCACCATGATGATCCGCAGCTCCTACGACGGCGGCCGCACCTGGGAGAGCGTGGACCGGGGCACCGTGGTCAGTACGGACTGGGCCGGTTACTCGGACCTGGTGCAGATCGGTTCGGGCTCGGTCGGCCTCATGTACGAGGGCGGCGCGGTCGACGCACGCGACGAGATCCGTTTCGCGCGCTTCGGCATCGACTGGCTCGGGGACCGCAGGGGCCCGGACGACACCACCTCGGACCAGTCCCCGCACAGCGAGCGGGCCACGGTGCTCGGCGACCCCGCCGAGACCCCGGGCCGCTACGGCGGCGCCGTACAGTTCGATGGCCGCGACGACGCCGTACGACTGCCGTACCGGGACGAACTGCCGCTCGGTACACGGGACTTCACGACGTCGATGTGGTTCCGCTACTCGGCGACCACCGGGGAGCAGCCGCTGCTGTGGATGGGCGGCATCGGCACCAACCAGCCGCAGGTGTGGCTGCGAGCCGAACCGGCCCTCAACCGGATCACGGGGCTGATCACCACGCGCAGTGGTGCCACCCCGCCGATGACCGCCTGGGTGCGTGACGCCAAGGCGTACAACGACGGCAAGTGGCACCACATCGCCCTGCGCAGGGGCGGCGGGAAGCTGACCATGTTCCTGGACGGCACCCAGGTCAGCTCGGCCGACGTGCCCGGTTCGGTGACCCGCAACTCGCCCTTCGGGGTGCATGTGGGCCAACGCCTCGACAGCCGTGCGCACTTCAACGGCGCCATCGACGAGGTACGGGTCTACGCCCGCGCGCTGAGCGACGCCGAGGTGCGCAGTGTCGCGGACAGCAACGCGAACCTGGTGGGCTGGCCGCTCGTCCGGCTGCCGCTGGACGACGTCACCAGCCGTCCCGCGAACACGGTGCCGGGGCGTCCCGCACCGCACTAG
- the fdhD gene encoding formate dehydrogenase accessory sulfurtransferase FdhD, whose protein sequence is MGRVTERRRVLRIRDGQLSQRPDTLVAEEPLEIRLNGRRIAVTMRTPGDDFALAAGFLVSEGVLAAADELASIVYCAGATEDGSNTYNVVDVRTAPSVPIPDITLERNVYTSSSCGLCGKASLEAVRTTARLAIADQPPLRLDPALFSVLPDRLRAAQQVFDRTGGLHAAALFSPEGELLDLREDVGRHNAVDKVVGRALQGGRLPLSRSILLVSGRASFELVQKAVMAGIPVLAAVSAPSALAVDLAAEQGLTLVGFLRGASMNVYAGEHRLALESPARLS, encoded by the coding sequence ATGGGCCGAGTCACCGAGCGCCGCCGCGTTCTGCGCATTCGCGACGGACAGCTCTCGCAGCGCCCCGACACCCTGGTCGCCGAGGAGCCGCTGGAGATCCGTCTCAACGGGCGCCGGATCGCGGTCACCATGCGCACACCCGGCGACGACTTCGCGCTGGCGGCCGGCTTTCTGGTGAGCGAGGGCGTACTCGCCGCGGCGGACGAGCTCGCCAGCATCGTCTACTGCGCGGGGGCGACCGAGGACGGCTCCAACACGTACAACGTCGTCGACGTACGGACCGCGCCCTCGGTGCCGATCCCGGACATCACGCTGGAACGCAACGTCTATACGAGCTCCTCGTGCGGACTGTGCGGCAAGGCGAGCCTGGAGGCGGTACGGACCACGGCCCGGCTCGCCATCGCGGACCAGCCGCCGCTGCGCCTCGACCCCGCCCTGTTCTCCGTACTGCCGGACCGGCTGCGCGCCGCACAGCAGGTCTTCGACCGCACCGGCGGCCTGCACGCCGCGGCGCTCTTCTCGCCCGAGGGCGAACTCCTCGATCTGCGCGAGGACGTGGGGCGGCACAACGCCGTGGACAAGGTCGTCGGGCGCGCCCTCCAAGGCGGACGGCTCCCGCTGTCGCGCAGCATCCTCCTGGTGTCGGGCCGGGCCTCGTTCGAGCTGGTGCAGAAGGCGGTGATGGCCGGGATCCCGGTACTCGCCGCGGTCTCCGCACCCTCCGCTCTCGCGGTCGACCTGGCCGCCGAACAGGGACTGACCCTGGTCGGCTTCCTGCGCGGTGCCTCCATGAACGTCTACGCCGGTGAGCACCGCCTGGCCCTCGAATCCCCGGCCCGGCTTTCCTGA
- a CDS encoding beta-ketoacyl-ACP synthase III, which translates to MNGSRIAAVGHYQPARVLTNHELSTMVDTSDEWITTRAGIRTRRIAGPEEPVDELGAHAAAKALAAAGLTPGDIDLILVATSTAIDRSPNMAARIAARLGVPSAATLDINVVCAGFTHTLATADHTVRAGGAQRVLVIGSDKMSDVADWDDRSSCILMGDGAGAVVVEACAEGEEPGISPVVWGSIPEMGDAVRIEGSPPRFKQQGQTVYRWATTELPPIARRVCARAGIEPSDLDGIVLHQANLRIIERLAERFGAPNAVVAKDVVNSGNTSAASIPVALSKLVEQGEIGTGDRVLLFGFGGNLSYAGQVVRCP; encoded by the coding sequence ATGAACGGCTCACGTATTGCCGCCGTGGGGCACTATCAGCCGGCTCGCGTGCTGACCAATCACGAACTGTCGACCATGGTGGACACGAGTGACGAGTGGATCACCACTCGTGCGGGCATCCGCACCCGCCGTATCGCGGGCCCCGAGGAGCCGGTGGACGAACTCGGCGCGCACGCGGCGGCCAAGGCGCTCGCCGCGGCCGGGCTCACACCCGGCGACATCGACCTGATCCTGGTCGCGACGTCCACCGCCATCGACCGTTCGCCGAACATGGCCGCGCGCATCGCCGCGCGCCTGGGCGTTCCCTCGGCCGCGACCCTGGACATCAACGTGGTGTGCGCGGGCTTCACCCACACCCTGGCCACCGCCGACCACACCGTGCGCGCGGGCGGCGCGCAGCGGGTGCTCGTGATCGGCTCGGACAAGATGTCCGACGTCGCCGACTGGGACGACCGCAGCAGTTGCATCCTGATGGGCGACGGCGCGGGCGCCGTGGTGGTGGAGGCCTGCGCCGAGGGCGAGGAACCGGGAATCTCGCCGGTGGTCTGGGGCTCGATACCCGAGATGGGTGACGCGGTACGTATCGAGGGCTCGCCGCCGCGCTTCAAGCAGCAGGGCCAGACCGTCTACCGGTGGGCGACCACCGAACTCCCGCCCATCGCCCGGCGCGTGTGCGCCCGCGCCGGGATCGAACCGTCCGACCTCGACGGCATCGTGCTGCACCAGGCCAATCTGCGCATCATCGAGCGGCTCGCCGAGCGGTTCGGCGCTCCGAACGCGGTGGTCGCCAAGGACGTCGTCAACTCCGGCAACACCTCGGCCGCGAGCATCCCCGTGGCCCTGTCCAAACTCGTCGAACAGGGCGAGATCGGCACCGGCGACCGCGTCCTGCTCTTCGGATTCGGCGGCAATCTGTCGTACGCGGGACAGGTCGTGCGCTGTCCCTGA